The Nostoc sp. 'Peltigera membranacea cyanobiont' N6 genome contains the following window.
CCGATTGACTCTCGACGGTCGGTGTGCATCGGCGTTGTTATGCGGCGCTCATTTGGGGAGGAGTAGAAACACCGTCTCAGCCTCACCCTCTTGCTCCCCGCTCCCTGCTCCCCTGCCTCTTTTAACTAGCTGCCGCTACCGCGATGCGATCGCGTTTTCAGGATGCCAATCTGCTCGGTTCAGGCAATAAACAAAACAGTCATCGTCGCCAAACCTTCGTGGTTCAACAAATTGTCAGCCAAGGCGTTCATAGAAGCGGTGAGCGCGAGTATTGCTGGCAAGTGGATCGATGAGGACAGTCGTCACACGCGGGTCGGCAAAACATCGATTTAGGGCAAGCTGCATCATTTTTGTGCCGTAGCCTTTGCCCAAATCTGTTTCTTCCCCAATCCAGATATCAATGGCACGAAGATCCGGTGCAACATCGCCCCAATAACGGCTTTCCTCTCGTGCTGGATCGATAATTTGGACAAATCCAATGGGACGACCATTGATCTGGGCAATTATAGCGTTTCCTAATCACATGAGGTACATCATAGTCCCCTCATCGCTTGCGG
Protein-coding sequences here:
- a CDS encoding GNAT family N-acetyltransferase, with the protein product MIAQINGRPIGFVQIIDPAREESRYWGDVAPDLRAIDIWIGEETDLGKGYGTKMMQLALNRCFADPRVTTVLIDPLASNTRAHRFYERLG